A region of Planococcus sp. MSAK28401 DNA encodes the following proteins:
- a CDS encoding ABC transporter ATP-binding protein codes for MTVVKTQGLSKTFGDFKALDGVDIEVKEGEVFGFIGPNGAGKSTTLRVLLGILKASEGSAEIFGKDVWKDAVDIHKRVAYVPGDVNLWPNLTGGEVIDLFGRLRGGYDKARRDELISRFGLDPGKKCRTYSKGNRQKVALIAAFSADADLYIFDEPTSGLDPLMERVFSEYVQEAKTQGKSILLSSHILSEVEKLCDRVAIIRKGRIIETGTLKEMRHLTGSLMFIETDKPIPDLAELRGVHRVQAFDGGWSFQVDADELDAVVRHLSAFGIKRMESRPPTLEDLFIRHYEETETGAGGGV; via the coding sequence ATGACTGTCGTCAAAACACAAGGGCTCAGTAAAACCTTCGGAGATTTCAAAGCGCTGGATGGTGTCGACATCGAAGTGAAAGAAGGGGAAGTGTTCGGCTTCATCGGGCCGAACGGGGCAGGGAAGTCAACGACCTTGCGCGTCCTGCTCGGCATTTTGAAAGCATCCGAAGGCAGCGCCGAAATTTTCGGCAAAGATGTCTGGAAAGATGCGGTCGATATCCATAAACGGGTGGCGTATGTGCCGGGTGACGTCAATTTATGGCCGAACCTGACCGGCGGCGAAGTAATCGATTTGTTCGGAAGATTGCGCGGCGGCTATGATAAAGCCCGGCGCGATGAATTGATCAGCCGTTTCGGGCTCGACCCGGGCAAGAAATGCCGGACCTATTCAAAAGGGAACCGCCAGAAAGTGGCGCTGATCGCCGCTTTTTCCGCGGATGCGGATCTCTATATCTTCGATGAGCCGACTTCAGGCCTCGACCCGCTCATGGAGCGCGTGTTTTCGGAATATGTCCAGGAAGCGAAAACACAAGGCAAGAGCATCTTATTGTCGAGCCATATTCTCTCGGAAGTGGAAAAGCTGTGCGACCGGGTAGCGATCATCCGCAAAGGGCGCATCATCGAAACCGGGACACTCAAGGAAATGCGCCATTTGACTGGGTCCTTGATGTTCATCGAAACCGATAAGCCGATACCGGATTTGGCCGAGCTTCGGGGCGTACACCGTGTGCAGGCGTTCGATGGGGGCTGGTCGTTCCAAGTGGACGCCGATGAACTTGATGCAGTCGTTCGTCATTTGAGTGCATTTGGCATCAAGCGGATGGAAAGCCGGCCGCCGACGCTGGAAGATTTATTCATCCGCCATTACGAGGAAACGGAGACAGGAGCAGGAGGTGGCGTGTGA
- a CDS encoding ABC transporter permease has translation MSQLFDHTWSLMRFILRRDRVRLPIWILSFVFVSAGIVLVFDNLYGDDIERQAIAETMENPAMVAMVGPNYGGADYTTGAMTAHEMLVMTAAIVALMNILLVSRHTRGDEEEGRLELVRALPVGQLSSLTAVLLVLTAVNTLLAVLTGVSMAALQVESVDLHGSLLFGAALGATGLFFAALTAVFAQLTQNARATTGLSIAALLVFYMIRAIGDVMSEALSLTSPLGWILRAKPFVENLWWPVLLSVGLALALSILALYLNRIRDHDSGFLPTRAGRTQAPATLRGPFGLAWRLQRTGLIAWAVALFILGISYGSVLGEIERFFEGIDLFQQLIVEQEGFSLIELFIPVLSSVMAILASIPAIMAMLKVKTEEKNGRMEHVISRSISRWRLAFSYWLLAALTAITMLFLTGIGLGLAGNAVLAEDLPLGTYIGASFVYLPAVLIMIGLALVFIGFLPNFASVIWLYLGLSFFVVYLGELLQLPDWVEKLTPYGYIPGIPLDEVNYGVLALMIAIAVVLSVAGAYGFRRRDLKT, from the coding sequence ATGAGCCAGCTTTTTGACCATACATGGAGTTTGATGCGTTTTATCCTGCGGCGCGACCGCGTCCGGTTGCCGATCTGGATCTTATCGTTCGTTTTCGTGTCGGCAGGAATCGTCCTCGTCTTCGACAATTTATACGGAGATGATATCGAACGCCAGGCCATTGCGGAGACGATGGAAAATCCGGCCATGGTCGCGATGGTCGGGCCCAATTACGGCGGGGCCGATTATACGACCGGTGCCATGACGGCACATGAAATGCTGGTTATGACCGCGGCGATTGTCGCCTTGATGAATATCTTGCTGGTCAGCCGCCATACGCGCGGCGACGAAGAGGAAGGGCGGCTTGAACTTGTCCGTGCGCTGCCGGTCGGGCAGTTGTCCAGTTTAACGGCAGTGCTGCTGGTGCTCACTGCTGTCAATACACTGCTTGCGGTATTGACCGGTGTTTCGATGGCAGCGCTGCAAGTCGAGAGCGTCGACCTTCACGGTTCGTTATTGTTCGGTGCAGCGCTCGGTGCGACCGGTTTGTTCTTCGCTGCATTAACGGCCGTGTTTGCACAACTTACGCAAAATGCCCGTGCAACGACCGGTTTGTCGATCGCCGCTTTGCTGGTGTTTTATATGATTCGCGCGATTGGCGACGTCATGAGCGAGGCGTTGTCGCTCACTTCGCCGCTTGGTTGGATCTTGCGCGCCAAGCCGTTTGTCGAAAACTTATGGTGGCCGGTACTGCTATCGGTCGGTTTGGCGTTGGCGCTGTCCATCTTGGCGTTGTATTTAAACCGCATCCGTGATCACGACTCAGGTTTTTTGCCGACGCGCGCTGGCCGTACGCAAGCCCCGGCGACGCTTCGCGGACCGTTTGGCTTGGCGTGGCGGCTTCAGCGCACCGGCTTGATTGCCTGGGCGGTCGCTTTGTTCATCCTGGGCATCTCGTATGGTTCGGTGCTCGGTGAAATCGAACGCTTTTTTGAAGGCATCGATTTGTTCCAGCAATTGATCGTCGAGCAGGAAGGCTTTAGCTTGATCGAATTGTTCATCCCGGTGTTGTCTTCGGTCATGGCAATTCTCGCCTCGATCCCGGCGATCATGGCAATGCTGAAAGTGAAGACAGAAGAAAAGAACGGGCGCATGGAACACGTCATCAGCCGCTCGATTTCCCGATGGCGCCTAGCGTTCAGCTATTGGCTGCTTGCCGCTCTGACGGCGATCACGATGCTGTTCTTGACCGGTATCGGGCTCGGCCTCGCAGGCAATGCCGTGCTTGCTGAAGATTTGCCGCTTGGCACGTATATCGGCGCTTCGTTCGTGTATTTGCCGGCAGTGTTGATCATGATCGGTTTAGCGCTCGTGTTCATCGGCTTTTTGCCGAATTTTGCGAGCGTCATCTGGCTCTACTTAGGTCTATCGTTTTTCGTTGTTTATCTGGGCGAGCTGCTGCAACTTCCGGATTGGGTGGAAAAGCTGACGCCTTACGGGTATATTCCGGGCATTCCACTAGATGAGGTGAATTACGGCGTGCTGGCTTTGATGATCGCAATTGCTGTGGTCCTTTCTGTGGCAGGGGCATACGGCTTCCGCCGGCGCGATTTGAAAACTTAA
- a CDS encoding LrgB family protein, producing the protein MAFTPAAIAFSVLTVTTYAIANFLYLRVRKTPLNPVITSTVALVAILVLFDIPYETYMEGGDWVAAFLGPAVVALAVPLYKHRELLQKNLVPIAAGIAAGVIAGLVSGTLFTRWLGFTEELILTVLPKSLTTPVAMQVATTIGGIPSLAAVFVMVAGFTGILLGPYLLHLLNIDSPIGRGIGLGASAHGLGTARAFEYGPEDASMSSVAMTLAAVLGALLSPLAAWLLL; encoded by the coding sequence ATGGCATTCACTCCCGCAGCCATTGCGTTCTCTGTCCTGACCGTAACGACTTACGCCATCGCTAATTTCCTCTACCTACGAGTTCGCAAAACGCCTTTGAATCCCGTTATTACTTCGACGGTAGCACTCGTGGCCATTTTAGTCCTGTTCGATATCCCTTATGAAACCTATATGGAAGGGGGCGACTGGGTGGCAGCCTTTCTCGGCCCTGCTGTCGTCGCGCTTGCTGTCCCGCTCTATAAGCATCGTGAATTGCTCCAGAAAAACTTGGTGCCGATCGCTGCTGGAATAGCCGCTGGCGTTATCGCAGGGCTCGTCAGCGGAACCTTGTTTACGCGCTGGCTCGGCTTTACAGAAGAACTGATTCTGACGGTTTTGCCGAAGTCATTGACCACCCCTGTCGCCATGCAAGTCGCGACGACGATCGGCGGCATTCCGTCGCTGGCCGCCGTTTTCGTAATGGTTGCCGGCTTTACGGGCATCCTGCTTGGGCCGTATTTGCTGCATCTTTTGAACATCGATTCCCCAATTGGCCGCGGCATCGGCCTCGGGGCTTCTGCACACGGTCTTGGCACAGCGAGAGCGTTTGAATACGGCCCGGAAGATGCCTCGATGAGTTCCGTGGCGATGACCTTGGCCGCTGTTCTTGGCGCATTGCTCAGCCCGCTCGCTGCCTGGCTGCTGCTTTAA
- a CDS encoding CidA/LrgA family holin-like protein has protein sequence MKIVRIVLQLLVLYGFLLIGEAIQALLQLPMPGSIIGFLLLFSALLLKIYPLEWIDAGATFLLSFLSLYFIPATVGVVDYGPLFSGKGVLLLPIVAISTLITMAAAGFASQYIANRSATQKEES, from the coding sequence ATGAAAATCGTACGCATCGTTTTGCAATTGCTTGTCCTGTATGGATTTTTGCTGATTGGCGAAGCCATCCAAGCTTTGCTCCAGTTGCCGATGCCCGGAAGCATCATCGGCTTTTTGCTGTTGTTCAGCGCTTTATTGCTGAAAATCTACCCACTTGAATGGATAGACGCAGGCGCTACTTTTTTATTAAGCTTTCTTTCCTTATATTTCATTCCGGCCACGGTCGGCGTGGTTGACTACGGCCCGTTGTTTTCCGGAAAAGGCGTCTTATTGCTGCCGATCGTAGCCATCAGCACGCTCATCACGATGGCAGCGGCCGGATTTGCCAGCCAATACATTGCGAATCGCAGCGCCACGCAAAAGGAGGAATCATAA
- the brnQ gene encoding branched-chain amino acid transport system II carrier protein, whose translation MDSKLSIKAYLIIGTMLFALFFGAGNLIFPAQLGQYAGENVWLAMAGFLTTGVGLPLLGILAIGFSKSRDLQDLSSRVHPVYGLLFTAALYLTIGPFFALPRTAAVSYEVGIVPFIGDGSVAIGLIVFSVIFYVVSLLLSLNPTQMVDSIGKFLAPAILIVLGILLVAAFVSPMGEAGPAQEGYASGAFLTGFTEGYNTMDALASLVFGIIVISAVQKMGVTSSKGLLKATLRSGAVAAGLLAVVYTGIAFLGATSTSQLGLLETGGPVLSGASEHYFGTLGAMLLAVIITLACLTTAVGLTVATSEFFHKLTPGISYRTYVFIFTIFSLVVTNAGLSNIITYSIPVLMFLYPLAIVLIMLAFMSPLFNHSRIVYVSAIGVTFFIAIIDGLKTLTGSLGMENPTWLQSIIDFYAEVLPLYGDGLGWFVPALAAIFISGIVARLRNRRESESPAFTNR comes from the coding sequence ATGGACAGCAAATTATCGATAAAGGCTTATCTTATCATTGGGACAATGCTTTTCGCATTGTTTTTCGGGGCAGGGAACTTGATCTTCCCGGCACAACTTGGCCAATACGCAGGCGAGAATGTTTGGTTGGCGATGGCCGGTTTCTTGACAACCGGCGTCGGTTTGCCGCTTCTCGGTATCTTGGCGATCGGCTTTTCGAAAAGCCGGGACTTGCAGGATCTCTCGAGTCGTGTGCATCCGGTATACGGTTTATTGTTCACCGCCGCACTTTATTTGACGATCGGGCCGTTTTTCGCATTGCCGCGGACGGCAGCCGTTTCTTATGAAGTAGGCATCGTGCCATTCATCGGGGACGGATCAGTCGCAATCGGCTTGATCGTCTTCTCGGTTATCTTTTATGTGGTCTCTTTATTGTTGTCGTTGAATCCGACGCAAATGGTCGACAGCATCGGCAAATTTTTGGCTCCGGCCATTTTGATCGTCCTCGGTATCTTGCTGGTCGCGGCGTTCGTGTCTCCGATGGGAGAGGCTGGCCCTGCACAAGAGGGGTACGCAAGCGGCGCCTTTTTGACTGGATTTACGGAAGGGTATAACACGATGGACGCGCTCGCTTCACTCGTGTTCGGGATCATCGTCATTTCAGCCGTTCAGAAAATGGGCGTCACTTCATCGAAAGGTTTACTGAAGGCGACACTTCGCAGCGGGGCTGTGGCAGCTGGATTGTTGGCAGTCGTGTACACGGGAATCGCGTTTCTTGGCGCGACCAGCACTTCGCAGCTGGGCCTTTTGGAAACAGGAGGGCCGGTTCTGAGCGGGGCTTCTGAACATTATTTCGGCACATTAGGCGCTATGCTGTTGGCAGTGATCATCACATTGGCATGTCTTACGACAGCAGTTGGCTTGACTGTCGCCACTTCAGAATTTTTCCATAAGCTGACGCCTGGCATCAGCTACCGCACATATGTCTTCATCTTCACCATCTTTTCGTTAGTGGTAACGAATGCTGGGCTTTCGAACATTATCACGTATTCAATTCCGGTATTGATGTTCTTGTATCCACTCGCAATCGTCCTGATCATGCTCGCGTTTATGTCGCCGCTATTCAACCACAGCCGCATCGTCTATGTATCAGCTATCGGCGTGACCTTCTTCATCGCGATCATCGACGGATTGAAAACTTTGACGGGTTCGCTTGGCATGGAAAATCCAACATGGCTCCAAAGCATCATCGACTTTTATGCAGAAGTCCTGCCGCTTTATGGCGATGGGCTCGGCTGGTTCGTGCCAGCTTTGGCTGCCATCTTCATTTCAGGCATTGTCGCCCGTTTGAGAAACCGCAGGGAATCGGAATCGCCCGCATTTACCAATCGCTAG
- a CDS encoding GntR family transcriptional regulator: MPIPVDHTRPVRVSAKESAHLQLQQWIIDGTLQPGEKLVDTELAEALNLSRTPIREALQLLEVQGFIEMFPGKATRVTDIHIEDIKHLLPPLAVLQALAGELAIPNLTPEIFGLLEETNRKFARAIRNSDSFSALKIDEEFHQIIVDAAGNPYIDSILGQLQSHVRRQFFHHSLVLTMRSHDEHIEIIETLKAGDAEKISHLMKSNWVRTIEELTASKGI; the protein is encoded by the coding sequence ATGCCGATTCCTGTAGACCATACAAGGCCGGTACGCGTTTCCGCTAAAGAAAGTGCCCATTTGCAATTGCAGCAATGGATCATCGATGGCACCTTGCAGCCTGGCGAGAAACTGGTCGACACCGAACTCGCTGAAGCGCTCAATTTAAGCCGGACACCGATCCGAGAAGCCTTGCAGCTTCTTGAAGTGCAAGGATTCATTGAAATGTTTCCTGGCAAAGCGACACGCGTGACGGATATCCATATCGAAGACATCAAACATCTCCTGCCTCCCCTTGCTGTGCTGCAAGCACTTGCCGGTGAATTGGCCATTCCAAATTTGACTCCTGAGATTTTCGGGCTTTTGGAAGAAACCAACCGGAAATTTGCGCGTGCTATCCGTAACAGCGATTCCTTTTCTGCATTGAAAATCGATGAAGAGTTCCATCAAATCATCGTGGATGCAGCCGGCAATCCATATATAGATTCCATTCTCGGCCAGCTTCAATCACATGTCCGCAGACAGTTTTTCCACCATTCCTTAGTCTTGACGATGCGCTCCCATGACGAGCATATTGAGATCATCGAAACCCTCAAAGCCGGAGACGCCGAGAAGATTTCACATTTGATGAAATCCAACTGGGTCCGCACCATCGAAGAATTGACTGCTTCTAAAGGCATTTAA
- a CDS encoding STAS/SEC14 domain-containing protein: MLSFVTSKDEQTLAIEVEGKVTKDDLKKFDNVVFEKFRNDEKFNVYAVINDIDAPTAGAMFEELAVDAKRWSQYNKLAVVSEKNWLDKVSGALDKLPGVQAEHFPIDQMESAWDWIKEK, translated from the coding sequence ATGTTATCATTCGTTACCAGTAAAGACGAACAAACCCTTGCCATCGAAGTCGAAGGAAAAGTGACCAAAGACGATTTAAAGAAATTTGACAATGTCGTGTTCGAAAAATTCCGCAACGATGAGAAATTCAATGTTTATGCCGTGATCAATGATATCGATGCCCCTACAGCAGGCGCGATGTTTGAGGAGTTGGCCGTCGATGCTAAACGTTGGAGCCAGTACAATAAACTTGCGGTCGTCAGTGAAAAGAATTGGCTCGATAAAGTATCGGGGGCTCTCGACAAACTGCCTGGCGTGCAAGCCGAACATTTCCCAATCGACCAGATGGAATCAGCCTGGGATTGGATAAAGGAGAAGTGA
- a CDS encoding STAS/SEC14 domain-containing protein, whose product MLSIVPSKDIETIAIEVEGRASKADIEKLDHVIRDKVSEKGHFNMYAIIYKVEDSTLFDAADSAEIDRHSWSQARKFAVISERDWTSAASGWQGFADGLETRHFKLDEMNDAWEWMQQ is encoded by the coding sequence ATGTTGTCAATTGTACCAAGTAAAGACATAGAAACGATCGCAATCGAAGTGGAAGGGCGTGCCAGCAAAGCCGACATCGAGAAATTAGACCATGTCATCCGTGACAAAGTGAGCGAGAAAGGCCATTTCAATATGTATGCGATCATCTATAAAGTAGAAGATTCGACTTTGTTCGATGCAGCAGACAGTGCAGAAATCGATCGGCATAGCTGGAGCCAAGCGCGCAAGTTCGCGGTTATCAGTGAAAGAGACTGGACCTCGGCAGCGAGCGGCTGGCAAGGCTTCGCGGACGGCCTGGAAACACGCCATTTCAAGCTCGACGAAATGAACGACGCATGGGAATGGATGCAACAATAA
- a CDS encoding class I SAM-dependent rRNA methyltransferase gives MRNEMTATVKDVLRNELAKGSPLITKDGLMSEIDAPEGTLLRLVDKDGEYLGTGYYGEQNKGAGWVLTRNQDEAVGQAFVERKLELAFSRREKFFNNPETTAFRVFNGEGDGFGGLTIDYYAGFYLLSWYSAGVYSFREDVVAALQNVVECTGIYEKKRFDTKGQYIEGDDFVSGERGEFPLIVRENGMNFAVYLNDGAMTGIFLDQRDVRQAIRTKYADGKTVLNTFSYTGAFSVAAALGGADKTTSVDLAKRSSAKTIEQFSINGIDFDEQDILVMDVFNYFKYAKRKNLSFDVVVLDPPSFARSKKHVFSAAKDYTNLMKETIDITAPEGLIVASTNSASFNMKKFSQMIDKAFKDKNQKYKVVETYSLPVDFHVDRRFPEGDYLKVLFLRLL, from the coding sequence GTGAGAAACGAAATGACGGCAACAGTGAAAGATGTTTTGAGAAATGAATTGGCGAAAGGGTCTCCGCTCATCACAAAAGACGGATTGATGAGTGAAATCGACGCGCCGGAAGGAACTTTACTGCGCCTTGTTGATAAGGACGGGGAATATTTGGGCACCGGCTATTACGGCGAACAGAACAAAGGCGCCGGCTGGGTTTTGACAAGAAACCAGGACGAAGCAGTCGGCCAAGCCTTTGTTGAACGCAAGCTGGAATTGGCATTCAGCCGCCGCGAGAAATTCTTCAACAACCCAGAGACGACCGCTTTCCGTGTCTTCAACGGTGAAGGCGATGGTTTCGGTGGGTTGACGATCGATTACTACGCAGGATTCTACTTGCTGTCCTGGTATAGCGCAGGCGTCTACTCGTTCCGCGAAGACGTCGTGGCGGCGCTTCAGAATGTAGTGGAATGCACCGGAATCTATGAGAAAAAACGGTTCGATACGAAAGGCCAGTATATCGAAGGCGATGATTTCGTATCGGGAGAGCGCGGGGAATTCCCGTTGATCGTTAGAGAAAACGGCATGAACTTCGCGGTATATTTGAACGACGGCGCAATGACCGGCATTTTCCTTGACCAGCGCGATGTGCGCCAGGCGATCCGCACGAAATATGCAGACGGCAAAACCGTGCTCAATACCTTTTCTTACACAGGGGCCTTTTCCGTAGCAGCAGCGCTTGGCGGTGCGGACAAGACGACGAGTGTGGATCTCGCGAAACGCAGCTCAGCCAAAACCATCGAGCAGTTCAGCATCAACGGCATTGATTTTGACGAGCAGGACATTCTGGTGATGGATGTCTTCAATTATTTCAAATACGCGAAGCGCAAAAACCTTAGCTTTGATGTGGTCGTCCTCGATCCCCCAAGCTTTGCGCGCTCGAAAAAGCATGTCTTCAGTGCGGCGAAAGACTATACCAACTTGATGAAAGAAACGATCGATATTACAGCACCGGAAGGCTTGATTGTCGCTTCGACTAATAGCGCTTCATTCAATATGAAGAAATTCAGCCAAATGATCGATAAAGCATTCAAAGATAAAAACCAGAAGTACAAAGTGGTGGAGACTTATAGCCTGCCAGTGGATTTCCATGTCGATCGGAGATTTCCAGAAGGCGATTATTTGAAAGTGCTATTCCTCCGTTTACTGTAA
- a CDS encoding MFS transporter, which yields MAKAISSSSLAGNPVYPVMFAIGGVHLLNDSLQAVIPAMFPILEKDLGLSFTQLGLIAFALNMVASVLQPVIGFASDKKPMPYALPLGMVFSFIGIAGLAFAPEYWLILLSVIFLGFGSAVFHPEGSRVSYMAAGSRRGLSQSIYQVGGNSGQALAPLISAFILVPLGQRGAALFLFVAALGIFALSKISAWYKAQLERDKLEKVKKAVLSSLPPLTKKQVGTALTLLLLIIFARTFYITTITSFYIFHLMDNYGVTIQQGQMFIFLFLGIGAFGTFFGGPLADRIGRKRVIVLSLIVPIPLALALPYVALPVVAVILSILGFFLMLSFSVMVVYAQELVPSRIGTMSGLTVGLAFGMGAIGAVAIGVLMDSIGVYETMIIISVLPILGLVGLALPKDRKIAAA from the coding sequence ATGGCAAAAGCAATTTCCTCATCATCGCTCGCGGGGAATCCGGTTTATCCGGTAATGTTCGCGATCGGCGGTGTTCATTTATTGAACGATTCCTTGCAGGCAGTGATTCCGGCAATGTTCCCGATTTTAGAGAAGGATTTGGGCTTGTCCTTCACCCAGCTCGGGCTGATCGCTTTTGCGCTCAATATGGTGGCGTCTGTCTTGCAGCCGGTCATCGGATTTGCGAGCGATAAAAAGCCGATGCCTTACGCATTGCCGCTCGGTATGGTGTTCTCGTTTATCGGGATCGCGGGCTTGGCGTTTGCGCCGGAGTATTGGCTCATTTTGCTGTCGGTGATTTTCCTCGGTTTCGGTTCTGCGGTATTTCACCCGGAGGGATCACGCGTGTCGTATATGGCAGCGGGCTCGAGACGAGGCTTGTCGCAATCGATTTATCAAGTCGGCGGCAATTCCGGGCAAGCGCTGGCGCCTTTGATCAGTGCCTTTATCCTCGTGCCGCTCGGCCAACGGGGCGCAGCGTTGTTTCTCTTCGTCGCAGCACTCGGTATTTTCGCGTTATCCAAAATTTCCGCCTGGTATAAGGCGCAATTAGAGCGCGACAAATTGGAAAAAGTGAAAAAGGCTGTGCTGTCTTCCTTGCCGCCTTTAACGAAAAAGCAAGTGGGTACTGCTTTGACGTTGCTATTGTTGATTATTTTCGCGCGCACTTTTTACATAACGACCATTACGAGTTTTTATATATTCCATTTAATGGATAATTACGGTGTGACAATCCAACAAGGGCAAATGTTCATTTTCCTATTTCTTGGAATAGGGGCATTCGGGACCTTTTTCGGCGGCCCACTTGCAGACCGCATCGGCCGCAAGCGCGTCATTGTGCTGTCGTTGATCGTACCGATTCCGCTAGCGCTTGCGCTGCCGTATGTGGCATTGCCGGTCGTTGCTGTCATTCTTTCCATATTGGGCTTTTTCCTCATGTTGAGCTTTTCCGTCATGGTCGTCTACGCCCAGGAACTCGTCCCGAGCAGAATCGGCACAATGTCCGGGCTGACAGTCGGTTTGGCGTTTGGCATGGGGGCTATTGGAGCCGTCGCGATTGGGGTGTTGATGGATTCGATTGGGGTTTATGAAACGATGATCATTATTTCCGTGCTGCCGATCCTCGGGCTGGTTGGCCTCGCTTTGCCGAAAGACCGGAAAATTGCTGCTGCGTAA
- a CDS encoding ABC transporter ATP-binding protein translates to MESIQKKQSIKPFFTLLTSIKIPKWALIFGLATSLVTTIVGLLVPLLTRELVDGFSVEALSGGLIAALAAAFIVQAVINGVSIYLLSMVGQRIVAGLRERMWLHLLRLRIGYFDQHASGQTVSRVVNDTGIVRNLITDHFPNFVTGIITIIGAVAILLVLDWKMTLIMMLAVPLTIAIMIPLGRKMAKISRSLQDETAVFTGDVQQTLGEIRLMKSSTAERVEEQRGLSGVQKLYGLGMREAKVYALIGPLMYLVVMVVIVMIIGYGGIRVSEGSMSTGSLVAFLLYLFQIVVPLATFARFFTELQKARGATERIIDILELPLEEQQRGIELDITGKTLRLEDVSFAYENGEPVLQGVSFDARPGQKIAFAGPSGGGKTTIFGLIERFYEPTAGTITIGDVPIGDVAIASWRDQIGYVSQESAMMGGTIRANLTYGLPDADNYQDEELWRVSRMAYAEEFIASFPDGLDTQVGERGVKLSGGQRQRIAIARAFLRDPKLLMMDEATASLDSQSEGIVGQALGRLMEGRTTLVIAHRLSTIVDADKIVFIEGGRVTGIGNHRELTGKHALYREFAEQQLT, encoded by the coding sequence ATGGAATCAATACAGAAAAAACAAAGCATCAAGCCGTTTTTTACACTTTTAACGTCGATTAAAATCCCGAAATGGGCATTGATTTTCGGGCTGGCAACCAGTTTAGTCACGACCATCGTCGGCTTGCTCGTCCCGTTGCTGACGAGAGAGTTAGTGGACGGGTTTTCAGTGGAGGCATTGAGTGGAGGATTGATTGCCGCGCTTGCCGCTGCTTTTATCGTGCAGGCGGTCATTAACGGCGTATCGATTTATTTATTGAGCATGGTCGGGCAGCGGATTGTGGCTGGGCTGCGCGAGCGCATGTGGCTTCATTTGCTGCGTTTGCGTATTGGCTATTTCGACCAGCACGCAAGCGGGCAAACGGTGAGCCGTGTCGTCAACGATACCGGCATCGTCAGGAATCTCATCACCGATCATTTCCCGAATTTCGTGACCGGCATCATTACGATCATCGGGGCGGTCGCGATCCTTCTGGTGCTGGACTGGAAAATGACTTTGATCATGATGCTCGCAGTGCCGTTGACAATTGCCATCATGATTCCTTTAGGACGCAAGATGGCGAAGATTTCCCGCAGCTTGCAGGATGAAACCGCCGTATTCACGGGCGACGTCCAGCAGACGCTCGGGGAAATCCGCTTGATGAAATCATCGACAGCGGAACGAGTGGAAGAACAGCGCGGGTTGTCGGGCGTCCAGAAATTATACGGGCTCGGCATGAGAGAAGCGAAAGTCTATGCTTTGATCGGCCCGCTGATGTACTTGGTTGTCATGGTTGTTATCGTGATGATCATCGGCTACGGCGGTATCCGTGTATCGGAAGGGTCGATGTCGACCGGATCCTTAGTCGCTTTTCTTCTGTATTTGTTCCAGATTGTTGTGCCGCTCGCTACATTCGCGCGGTTCTTTACAGAATTGCAAAAAGCGAGAGGGGCGACAGAACGCATTATCGATATTTTGGAATTGCCGCTTGAAGAACAACAGCGCGGCATCGAACTGGACATCACCGGCAAAACGCTGCGCCTTGAAGACGTCAGCTTTGCCTACGAAAACGGCGAGCCGGTGCTGCAAGGCGTGTCGTTTGATGCGCGGCCTGGCCAGAAGATTGCGTTTGCCGGACCGAGCGGTGGAGGCAAGACGACCATTTTCGGGTTGATTGAGCGCTTTTACGAACCGACCGCTGGGACCATTACAATCGGTGATGTGCCGATTGGGGATGTGGCAATTGCTTCTTGGCGCGACCAAATCGGCTATGTATCGCAGGAAAGCGCCATGATGGGCGGGACGATCCGGGCGAATCTGACTTACGGCTTGCCGGATGCCGACAATTATCAAGATGAAGAATTGTGGCGCGTCTCCCGCATGGCGTACGCCGAGGAATTCATCGCTTCGTTTCCGGACGGATTGGATACGCAAGTCGGGGAGCGCGGTGTCAAATTGTCCGGCGGGCAGAGGCAGCGCATTGCCATTGCCCGCGCATTTTTGCGCGATCCGAAATTATTGATGATGGACGAAGCGACAGCGAGTCTCGACAGCCAATCGGAAGGCATCGTCGGGCAGGCGCTGGGCCGTTTGATGGAAGGGCGCACGACATTGGTCATTGCCCATCGCTTGTCGACAATCGTCGATGCCGATAAGATCGTCTTTATCGAAGGCGGACGGGTCACCGGTATTGGGAACCACCGAGAGTTGACTGGAAAGCATGCGCTATACCGCGAATTCGCCGAGCAGCAATTAACCTAA